The nucleotide sequence ttctcctcgctGCTATCTACTTGTTGTGTTCATTATTTATGGGTGGATGATGATGCTGGAAGATAAAAAGGCATTGAAAGCTAAGCAAGCCCGGCAACGACAGCCATGACAGCAGCACAGCGAGAACGTTGTCTTCTTCTGGGCAAGACTAGACTCGATGCAGGCGAAAGTCGTGTGGAAGTCTACCAAGTGTAACCTTATCTACATCTGGTTCTGATAGCGAAGGATGACGCCGAAGCCCTCGAAAGCATCCACCCACCCAATGCCCTCTTGTTCCGAGCGTGCCATGGCACAGCACGAGCCATGGTGTTCATCAAGGTCatccatcttcctgcacatcgacTGTAGTGTTCGAGAGAGACACTGAGGTGGCAGAAACATCATGTGATGGAGCAGATTTCCGTGTCTCAGAATCATCAGAACAGTCAACAAAAGGGAACTCCCCTGCGTCAACAATGCCTCGAGGTGTTGGAAGTGGAAATGGTGCAAGTAAATTCGACATTAATCTCTATCATTCTGTTAAGCTGTTCTTATCAGAAGCAACCTTTTGATCGATTAGCCATTGAAATTATTTCTCCGAGGAAAAGGATATGAAATGTCACACTCTCCTGCATGCACGACATGAAAGTGGCCTGCATTTTTTGTGTTAGCGCTGTCAAAGAAAACATTTAAATTATCATATTACCTTTTATCTATCTTTAAATTTCCTTACTATTTctattttactttttttcttttcttttacatttgTTGGTGGATGGAAGAACGTCTTCTCTGATTCTTCTATTGAACTCGAGCGAGTCACTCGAGATAGGTGAGGAGGTTAAAGAATaataagaaagagagagagagagagagagaaaagaatcaAGGAaggcatatctctctctctccccaatgTCAATGAAACGTGTGTTTGGACTGTGTGTTGTGTGATACTTTTTCTTCTTCGAAGTCGTCCTCGAGACGCAACTCCTCCGATGCGTCTCCATAGTTTATTTCTAGTGGCCTTCGACAGCCACTCCTtttgtctccttcttcttcttcttcttcttcttcttcttcttctcttcctcattTGGATCTTCTTTCGCCACACTGTTGGTGTCACAGACTTTTAAGCTCACCATTGTGTTACAGAAGACTTTACATGACACCGCATGTTTTCCACGACTCATGAGAAAAATGCAAAGTCACAAGAAAAAGTATCCATAATAGTCAGTACACCTTTCGTTCTCAGCAACTTTACACAATGAATGATGGTGTTGGAGAAATCGATCTTTATTCATGATGGGGAGCAGCATAGACTCTTACAGACATAaaattattatgaatattatgCAATTATTTACATAGTGCATTACCACTATCTTCTCATATTGATGACATGATTGACGTCATGGCCAATACCTTAATGCTCGGTTATTATTATCTCAGTGCCAATTGACCTGATATCTCACTATTACGTTGACAATATGTGGTTGACCATTTCGTGGATTTGACACACCATGATCCTCCACAATTAACCAGCTCAAGATCCTCCAATTTGTCGAGCTCTCTTCGAATGTTTGAGATCATCTCTACGAGACAGATCAAAGGCTGGAAGACACTCGAAAGAAGCTAAGCAAGGAAAACAACCTAGTCCTACTTGTGATCTCCTTTCGTCAAGAGCATCATGGAGGAATCCATGTCACAAGGGTTCTATCTACTTACACTGGATATGTACGAGACGAAGTTGGATCCATTGGAGTATGTGACAGCATTCACGTCACAAATGACATGACATGGGACGACTGACTCTCTCGTGTCCCACCCTGCAACGCAAAGTCAAGGAAGGTGGCTAACCAACGGGAGCACCGCCACCCCTCCCCGGACCCGGTGGCTCGTCAGCGGCGGGACCGAGTGAGTCGTGGGGTACAGAGACTGGTACGTCAGACGTGCAGCATACACGACGAGATCAGCCACCTTAAACATGTGGAAGACGACGGTGGCGATGAACACGAGAGATTTAGAAGCCAGGTCGGTGTCTGTGTCGGCCGCTGCGTCCTTCTCCTTCGTTTCTTGGCTTTGACCGAGCGAGCCAAGCATAATAAATGAGATACAAAGTACATGGATGTTAACATGTTAACGCATGGATTAGGCAGAGAGAACAAGATGAATGAAATGGGAGAACAAGATGAACTCTATAGATTCCATATGCTGACATCCAAACGACGGTTGAATCATTGGAGGCATTTGGTAGAAATCGAAACCGGGAATTGAAGTCTTCCTTTTTTATGTTGTTCTCAGAGACCGACGACACTTTCACAGCCTTGTTTCGACCTTTAACAAGATCGTGATGGTGGCTATTGTCATCCGATGTGGTTGAAAACTCCCATCATTCCAAAGTATGTTTTGCATTTTCATTCTGCATGAAATATCACAGAGTGTTAGCAGCAATCTTTGATCATTTTTAATGTAGTTGACGAAAGATGCTCACATCCAAAAGGCTAGCAAATGTGAGAGATGCCATGGTGGTTGATTCGGTCCCAAACAGCAAAACTATAAAGAGTGACATACTAAACCAGCATATTTAACTAAAAAGAAATTAATTTGCAATTTTTGGAAGAAATGGTTTCCAACTAAGATAATTACACTCCATGAATTGAGGCTAAATATTAATAACCGATTCGCAGCACATTACTTGTGATACTGCTAGTCCACACGAATCGCATACATACCACGACAGAAACAAAGGCTtgcttaaaaaataaaagatgataTTTCTAGAACACATTCATCGTCATGTCAACTCTGTGCAGAATTAACGACAGCCATCAGACTGTTCACTTGAAACATACCAATTAGAGACATAATCTAAAGGAGAACAGCTCTTTAACAAGGTAGTATAATCTACATTCAGCATGAATGACCTTTAGTCTACCTTATCTCATCACTACAAATCTATCTAGAACTCGGGCTTGTAAATGTGCTATGTATTGTATCATATTGGTGACCTTGGGCTCACATGTCCATGGGATCATTAGGGGGATGAACACTGGGTGACTGACCACTCGAAGAACTTTGCGTTTGAGATGGATGCGGATGCTGTGCTTGACGCCCACTCAGGGGAGGTAATTGCTGTGGGTGAGAGTAATAGTTTGATGCATGATGCAGAAGCCCTCGGTTAAGAGGATTTCCATCTGCGGTTGGAAGTTGTCCAGTTGCTATCTTAAGCCGCTGCACTTCTTCTCTCATAGCTTCATTCGGAGCTGCATAATAACAGAAGATTATTGATCAGTAACCTAATGCCACCAAGATAACCTTTAAGATTTGTGCCTCTAACAACCTTATATTAAAGAGGGAGGATTGCCAAGAACTTTGTGACTATGAAAACCTTGTATTAAAGACGGAAGCCAAGCTACCAAGCCCTTGGCATCTCATGCCACATTGCTGATTGCGGGTGCTATGTCAACAGTTGACCTTTTATAGTTCTTAGAAAGTCTCAAGTCCATAAAAAGAATTTGCATGGATGGTTGATAAGTTAGCGCAAATCACAAAAAGACACCACCGGTTTATGTGCCTTACACAATAGAAATTAATTTTTTGCATGTATATCCCTATAAGAGGATTGCTTGTTTTCAACTACAAGGAAACTCAATTCGATGTGCATCAGTAGCCTCCAAACTGTCATCAGGCAGATAATGCTTCATCTAGTTAGATTACTAAAGAGAATCAATGTAATCTTCTGCCCATTCAACGGTATATCTAGCTAGGTAATTACAATCCTTTTATGTTAGTCAACATCTTAAGCTTGAAATGGAATAATAAAAAGCCGAATACTAATTAAGCCTAAAGAAAAAAACATCAGATAGTGTTTAGGGCACATACCATCACGAAGTTGGGCCTGTTGCTCCATAGCCTGCAACCGCAGTTTGTGTTCTCTGTTCTCGGCATTCAAATTTGTATTGTCCCTCTGCATTAGCATTAAATCATTGTGAACATCAAATAAATGATTAAACAAGAAAGTGTTTTAGTTTTGATCTTGTGGAAACAGCAAGAAATGTGATATAAACAGAGATCAAGATTCATGTTGTTTTCTATAATCCCAAAACTTTGatgaaaaatcataaaattcaGAGAGATAATCCTTGGTGCGATCTTGGTCTTTAAGTATCATTCCGAGTGCGAGATCTCTTTTCCCACCCGAGAACTCCCATTGGATGGAATCCATAGTGTCATGAGGGCTTAAGAGGGCAAGATAAAATCTCACGGGATGTGATACAATAAGCTACGGGAAAACCTAAATTATCTTTATGTTTTAATCCCTTCTATATCATATGCAATTAGATCCAGAAAAACATAGGGCATTACAGCATAAGATATTGATTGGTTAGTATGTTCTATTTTTATGTATTGCAACCAAACATTTCAAAACCTACACAATCTTTGACTTAACAGTTATGCAATTCTTTTTCCGTAAAAGTTCAATGTTTTTTTACATAAACAGATTTGGCATTCAATTCTCTTAGCTGCAAGTTGTCTCTACAGTGCCACTGAAATCATCATCGGCATATTACCAAACACACAAATTTACCTTAATTGAATAGATCAAAGTTTCCATTGGTCAAAGTAGATGAAATTACAACTCCAATCTCTAATTATGCAGAATTGTGAATATATCTCAATCCAAGCGGAATCAATAAATCCTAACTATTCCTGAATGAAATGATAAGTATGCATATACTTTCAATAGAAAAGTCACTGACAGTACTGTGTCCAAATGAGATCAAGCAAAGTCAGAGCCGATCATGAAGGAAATCACCGAGAGCAACACCAATCCAGCTTAGCTTATGGTGACACAGAATCAACAAATTATATGCAGCACAAAACTTTTGCCCATCTCCAAACCACAAAACTGCAAAAGCTAGCTGCTAGCTCATACCTGCAGAAGTGTGAGCAGGCCAGAAAGAGTGGTTGCCTCTGTCTGAAGAGTTTGCACCCTTCATTCCAAGTTCACTTGTGAAATGAATCTTCCTCTCCTTCGAACGAGCAGCGGATTGCCTCTTCAAAGAATCctataacaagaaaaaagaaaaaaatatcttaaaattgtAGATAAATGCAACCTAAAAAGACTAAAACACAAACTCAAAAAGAATACAGATGGTTTTATAGTATTTTAGGGAATAACAAGATCATATTTTTTTCTACAAGAACTTCTAAAAAGAACTAAAAACAATCACATTCCAGTAAATCTTACTGGAATCAACCATAGTTCGAGAAAAAGCCCCGATAACATGTAGAAATTAGTAACGAAACATCCATAGATCGACTAAAAAGTCGAATTAAACAGCGTGGAACGCAAAGAAAGGCCATTTCTTGTGAGGTACAAAAAAGGGGCAAAGGAattgagagagagaaaaaagaacaCGCCTTTTTGCTCTCATGGGATCGATCAACGCCAACTCCGCGAGCTTATCGGCCGTCGTCATGGCCTTCTTCGCGTAATCCGAAAGAGGAGGCGTCGACTCCCCATCGAACGGCCATATCGAGCCGCTCCGCCGATTGGGCCCCTTCCTTTCCTGCGCCCCGCCGCCACTTCCGGCCACAGTGCCCGCCTGGAATCCCAAGCTATCGAAGAACGCGGCGCCCACCGAGAAAATGCGGAGATGGGCCCCGGGGACACGCCTACACGCGGCCGCAGGCTGATCCGACATCCCGGGCTCCGCGGAAAGCCCACCGCCCACGGCGCCTGCGTCGCCGCCGGAGACGTTGTCGTCTGAGAGCGAGGGGAAGTCGATGTCGGGATCGGTGTCGAAGAGATTGTCGTCGGGGAGGCGGAGGAAGGTCTAGGAGTGAGCCCGCCTGTTTCGGCGGCAGGTGGCGCGCCGGTCGCCTCCATCGCTCGGGTCCACGGCTCGAGTAAGTCCATCGGAACCGCGTGCGGACCTGTAAGCAGCCGCATGCGAACGCAAGCACCGGGCAAATAGCACTTCTTTTGCCTATCATCTTCGCCCTACTCCCTCGGTCACCTCTCCTGTAATTGGAGGACAAGTCGGACCCATTGGGCCCCACATCGCCTCACTAAGGATCACGGTATATTTCTGGCAGTCAAAACTGCGCGTCAAACTTGGCGCCATGCACAACACCGCTTCCTCGGCGACGTAATCATGGACCGTTCGATCAGAGCGACGAGAGGTGAGGCGGGAATGACTTCGGGGACTCCGATCCAAAGCGATCTCGATCGGACGGTCGAGATGAGAGAATGCGGTCCACGTGTTCATCCCACGAGTTGGTTCAACCAAACCAGGAAGCCGCGAACAATTCGTACTCGGAATCGTACCGTGGTCAACATCTTGGCACGTCATCAGTAGTTACCTGAGACATGGAAGTAATCTATTATCATCTGCTGCCTTCTTCAGAGGTCAACAATGTTCCTGAGAGTTGCTATCAATGGTCAGTGTGTTTACTAGCTGAGCTAGCACACATCTTATATCATCCATTTGTCACTCATCTCatggaaaaaaattaatattgctaatttcatataattatttttattaagcaacatatatataatatatatttgtatCATTTAAAAATCATTATGATGATAAAAACATTATAACTACTTTTTAGATATTCTATGCTTTGTATGTATTAGTTTAACTCAAACTAATTATTCTTTATCATAGTTAGAAGTAATTACCTTAAGTTCTTACATTATGTATATAATTAATGTGCAAGGACAACTATATCTAATAGTCTCACCAGTCTAAGCAAAGAAAACATGAGTTTCatgcatcagcagcagcagcagatgaaATGGGTGTTTTCATGCAGAAACTGAAGTCATTTCTGTGATGGCTCAGCAGATTTCATGGTACAAAACATAATATTTTGTTGGCCACTTGCATGCAGCTTATTCATTAAGAGAGATGTTTTgttgtgatagatataacatcacccACTTGGTATTGTATATGCATTGAATGGCATCATCAATGAGGTGAGACAAACTTTAAACTTTGTAATCTAAGAAGAGTTTGGCAGCCACAAGCCTCCTTAAAAGAAGTCCAGTTGACCAAATTAATTGACTGTTCCATGCATGTCTTCTGCAGACATTAACCCTAGTTTTGTATttgtttgaggaggagaaggtggaTGCATCTGCTACTTTTGACTCCTCAGCTGATGCATGGCTGATAGCAAGAAGTATCAtttgaaatttatatttatattggaagttcaaatttaatatttaagtccagataaaaaaagatgaagaattatattaaattatcaacaattaatataatataaaattatatcttataagcatgaatctcaaatatattttataaaattaaatgatgattAAAAAATCCTTATAATTGAGTTGGGAATGAGAGTTAaacttatttgaaaaaaaattcccTTTTTTAGATGTTTCTAAAAAAACAATGAAAAACAGtagtttttaatcaaaatcatatttttatttgccATTGATGATGGCATCATTTTGGTAGGGAGGGATATGTTTTCCATGGAAATTTGGTGAGAAAAGAAAACAAGGTGCTGTGTTGCATGGAATTCACTACTAAGCCATGCAATTAGTCTTGGTTGGACGCCACAAGGAGTTCCTACTCGTACAGGGTACGAGCATCACGTGTTTCTTTATTCTACGGACTAGGAGACTTCCACAGCACCGCGTACCTTATTAGCGTAGTTTCAACGCGTGGTAGTAAGATTTCCCCGCCGCCCGCGCCCCCTCCCTCTCCCCTCATTTATCGTTCCACAGGGGAGTAAAAAAGCGTTCCTTTTTGGCACGATTCGCTCATAGGCGGTGAATCATCACATTCGTCCCCCACAAGATCGCGATTTTGGCTTGCTCCCGTAGCGAAGGCGTGGATTGGCACCTTGCGGAGTCCACATTCGTTCTTGTCTCCTCGATTTCCGACTTGTTTCTTGGGTTCTCTTAGCGTGTCGGTCTTGGCGCCGTGATCTGGAGTCAGGCCGAGGGTTCTTCGTGGGAATCTGGTTCTGAGCTCCGGAGAGCAGGTTTGGTGGTCGTCTTGATCGAATCCTAGCCCTTGTTTGTTTTTCTTCGCGTAAAGTCCTGATTTTTATGTGATTTTCCTGTGCTTAGTGCGCTAGGGTTTGATCCTCGCTCCGAGAATGAACATTTGATGGATGGAGATGGTTCTTTCTGAGATGGCTAGGTTGATATGAAGAAATGTGTAGGAGATTCAAGAAAGGTGGAATCTTTATGCGATATTTTTGAGTTCTGAATACTTTGGGGGAACTGTAGCTTTGCAAGGACGAATTATCGATAGATTTAGCAGGAGGAAATCGGTAATATCGATCCGGAGGACTTGTTTCTGAAGGCCAACAAATGGAGGAAAACTTGCCGGCTGGAAGCATGATGCCAGGAGTTTCTTATGGTGTGCTAGGTTTGCAAGGACACATGCACAGCCATCAAGGCTCGATGATCCACTCGTCGATGCATGATGCTTTCCCCACGTCAGCCCAGGAATTTAATCATCGAGGATTCATGGATTATAATGAAGGAGAACGTGGTAAGACCTGTGTGAGCGATGAGGATGAGCCAAGCTTGAATGAAGATGGAGTTGATGGTCAAAACGAGGCTGGAAAAGGGAAGAACGGCTCCCCATGGCACCGGATGAAGTGGACCGATGCGATGGTGAGGCTTTTGATAACTGCAGTTTCTTACACAGGGGAAGATGTTGCTTCTGAGTGTGGTGGCAGgaggaaacatgtgatactgcagaGAAAGGGGAAGTGGAAGGCCATATCAAAAGTGATGGCCCAGAGAGGTTGTTATGTCTCACCTCAGCAATGTGAAGATAAGTTCAATGATCTCAATAAGAGATACAAGAGGCTCACTGATATTCTTGGTAGGGGCACATCTTGCAAGGTTGTCGAGAATCCATCACTTTTGGACCACATGAATAACCTCTCTGAAAAGTCAAAGGATGATGTGAGGAAGATTTTGAGCTCAAAGCATCTTTTCTATGAGGAGATGTGCTCATATCACAATTGTAACCGGTTGAATTTACCTGCCGACCCAGCACTTCAACGATCACTTCAACAGGCACTTAGAAGTAGGGACGAGCATGACACGAGGAGGAGCTTGCACGAAGATATCGATGAAGGAGATCAAGGTGCTGACAGTGATAATGAGGAAGGTGATGTTCTAGAGCGTAATGCATTGCATGGTGACTTGGTGGCATCGTGCTTTCCGAAAAGGATAAAATTTGGGGTTGACCATCAAGAAGTGGTTCTAGGGAACCCTTCAGGTTCACAAAATTGTTGTAGAAGCCTTCAATCTCCAGGCTTGACTGTAGATATGAACCAAGTATTTTCAGAAGGATCTCAATCCACACTGATGCATCACCGGTGTAATTCCTATCCACTTCAGCTTGAAGAGAAGAGATTGTATATTCAAGCTCAGATGCTGGAACTCGAGAGACAACATTACAAGTGGCAAAGGTTTAGTAAAAAGAAAGACAGAGAACTAAACAGAATGAGGCTGGAAAATGaacgaatgaaacttgagaacgaACACCTATCCCTCGAAATAAGGCAGAAGGAGTTAGAGTTGGATGTTATTTTAAAAAGACAGCAGTGAATCATCGTTATTTGATGGAAATGATTGAATTTCAAGTGTTCAGTAAGGTAAGCTTACGTGAACCGAGTAGTTAGCTCGTTCTGTAGACTTTGTTTGGTGTTTTTGCAAAACAATGTACCAACAGGGGAATTTATGATAGTAATTATCAAACTtccttatttttttatgtttgcaACTATTGCACCCTTGATCCgagttgttctttttttttcccttcaattCAGTTATGGAGACGTTGGTAGTTATTTTGACATGTTTGTTTTTGCCTATTAAAGTTACAATCAGTTTTCGGTTTAACGTAGTT is from Musa acuminata AAA Group cultivar baxijiao chromosome BXJ1-6, Cavendish_Baxijiao_AAA, whole genome shotgun sequence and encodes:
- the LOC103987182 gene encoding uncharacterized protein LOC103987182, which gives rise to MEENLPAGSMMPGVSYGVLGLQGHMHSHQGSMIHSSMHDAFPTSAQEFNHRGFMDYNEGERGKTCVSDEDEPSLNEDGVDGQNEAGKGKNGSPWHRMKWTDAMVRLLITAVSYTGEDVASECGGRRKHVILQRKGKWKAISKVMAQRGCYVSPQQCEDKFNDLNKRYKRLTDILGRGTSCKVVENPSLLDHMNNLSEKSKDDVRKILSSKHLFYEEMCSYHNCNRLNLPADPALQRSLQQALRSRDEHDTRRSLHEDIDEGDQGADSDNEEGDVLERNALHGDLVASCFPKRIKFGVDHQEVVLGNPSGSQNCCRSLQSPGLTVDMNQVFSEGSQSTLMHHRCNSYPLQLEEKRLYIQAQMLELERQHYKWQRFSKKKDRELNRMRLENERMKLENEHLSLEIRQKELELDVILKRQQ